The DNA window CCTACCAATGTCCGAACAACTTCTAACTTTTGCGACACTCGCGGCTCGAAGAGTGTTTAAAGTCAACAGAATCAAGCCTTATGTTTCTGACATCAAGCTAGCTCTCGAGCATTTTTGCATCCACGCAGGAGGAAGAGCGGTGCTCGATGAGATTCAGAAAAATTTGGATCTTTCCGAGTGGCAGATGGAGCCATCGAGGATGACTTTGAACAGGTTTGGGAACACTTCGAGTAGCTCGGTTTGGTATGAGCTTGGTTATAGTGAAGCTAAAGGAAGGATTAAGAGAGGAGGTAAGACTTGGCAGATTGGTTTTGGGTCAGGTTTCAAGTGTAATAGTGCGGTTTGTAGAGCTTTGAGAAGTATTGATCCCTCCAAGGAGAAGACTAATAATCCATGGATCGATGAGATTCATGAGTTTCCCGTTACGGTTCCGAGGATATCGTCATCCTCGTCGGAATCTCGATCGGTAAAAGCTTCATGTGTGTTAAAAGGGCATTACGTTCAGACCGAAACGTCATTTGTTATTACACATCAAGAGAGAGTATACTATTAATGTACCGAAAACCTACAATGTttgaaaaagtaattttttggAGAATAATTACGTCAACATTTTATCTTATTTGAACCCTTAACCGTATGAATATATACATACCCCCCACCCACCCACCCACATCGGAATGTACTATGGATCGAAGACGATTCTCTGCTCGATCAActcttttactttcttctcttccccttCTTCCACTTCGTCTCCTTTTCCGTCTTCTATTTGTTCCTGCAAGCAAAACGCACCGAAGCAGAGGTCATGTCAAAACTTGGATAGGCTAATAAGTTTCATATATTGAATTAACACAATTTGTTTCGATGGTACTTACTTCAACTTGGTGTGGTACTGGGAATAAGTTGATGGCGTCCGGATTAAAACTGAATCCGCTGCGAACAATGAGAAAGGTTAAAGAGGAATGAGATGGGTGTTCTTCTTTTATATAGTGATGAAAGAGTGTTACCATCGGGATAAAGCTAGTTGCCAGACGTATGGAATGAAGAACTCTTCTGGGTGACTCTCTTGTTCATACGAGAAGTGTAGTTGAGTAAACATCTGCATTCATAATAGTGAACAATGAGCTTTAAGAATTGTAGTGAAAAGAATACTATATCAGTGACATATGCAAGTGTTAACAGAGTTTGTTTACCTTCATGCCTTCGCCTCGCCAAGACCGACAATTGTCGATGATGAACTGAAGAACTTTCTGCACTGACCATTCTCGATCCGATCTTTGAGTGTCCATGCGGCTATTGAAAAAGTCTAACACCTAAATAGATAAAATGATAATTTGGTTAAGCAAGTGAGAGACAGATGGATCAATCAGATACTCTGTTCTATCTAAAGTTATAAGAATTTAAAGCTTATGGGTTTGTTTGTACGGTGTAAATATTTTCGACTAGCTCATGAAATCGCGGATGAT is part of the Brassica napus cultivar Da-Ae chromosome A8 unlocalized genomic scaffold, Da-Ae chrA08_Random_12, whole genome shotgun sequence genome and encodes:
- the LOC125594484 gene encoding 3-ketoacyl-CoA synthase 2-like, giving the protein MHVFNEFHYIYVLLSNRSSDRRLSKYQLLHTISTHKATKELTTTPSTALTIAKTRTTTTQQQNRCLALKTNITTLGPLVLPMSEQLLTFATLAARRVFKVNRIKPYVSDIKLALEHFCIHAGGRAVLDEIQKNLDLSEWQMEPSRMTLNRFGNTSSSSVWYELGYSEAKGRIKRGGKTWQIGFGSGFKCNSAVCRALRSIDPSKEKTNNPWIDEIHEFPVTVPRISSSSSESRSVKASCVLKGHYVQTETSFVITHQERVYY